A single genomic interval of Candidatus Thermoplasmatota archaeon harbors:
- a CDS encoding sulfite exporter TauE/SafE family protein, which yields MSLNFVLISIFIGLFAGLCSGSFGIGGGIVITPLARLFLNISGLVAIGTSLPAAISTAISGAFVYARKKFIIYKASILCAVAGSLMCLLGAKVTYYFTSPQIMLIFAAVLALIALKFLFSKEGRVEKHGSIQFSFNTVIILFALGAFAGFLAGFLGIGGGIIVVPLLVIIFKISIKQAIGTSLMFISLQAIPGSIEHYLLGHVDIALMLLIISCSIFGAQLGARFTTKAKERNVRVAFAIFLFLLAVTLGLFELFGL from the coding sequence ATGAGCTTAAATTTTGTGCTGATATCAATATTTATCGGCTTGTTTGCAGGCTTATGCTCAGGCTCTTTCGGTATTGGCGGTGGCATAGTAATAACGCCTTTAGCAAGACTGTTTTTAAACATCTCAGGGCTTGTGGCAATAGGTACTTCTCTACCAGCTGCTATTTCTACTGCAATTTCAGGCGCTTTTGTATACGCTAGAAAAAAATTTATTATTTACAAAGCTTCAATTTTATGCGCGGTTGCAGGCTCTTTAATGTGTTTATTAGGTGCAAAAGTAACTTATTATTTTACAAGCCCGCAGATAATGCTTATCTTTGCAGCAGTATTAGCTCTTATAGCACTAAAATTTTTATTTTCTAAGGAAGGAAGGGTAGAAAAGCATGGCTCAATACAATTTTCATTCAATACGGTAATTATTCTTTTTGCACTGGGCGCTTTTGCAGGTTTTTTAGCAGGATTCCTTGGTATAGGCGGCGGTATCATCGTTGTGCCCCTGCTTGTAATAATTTTTAAAATTTCAATTAAGCAAGCAATAGGTACAAGTTTAATGTTTATTTCGTTGCAGGCAATTCCAGGCTCTATAGAACACTATCTACTCGGTCATGTGGATATTGCATTGATGCTTCTAATAATTTCGTGCTCTATTTTCGGTGCACAGTTGGGTGCAAGATTTACTACAAAAGCAAAAGAGAGAAATGTAAGAGTAGCATTTGCAATTTTTTTGTTTTTACTTGCTGTAACGCTTGGTTTATTTGAGCTTTTCGGTCTCTAA
- a CDS encoding archaeosine biosynthesis radical SAM protein RaSEA produces the protein MIADRIKMLRGANPKKSSTHYVRCFTERDVLDGKVVDTLVIILRTRGCKWALQSGCSMCGYINEAAQVDVSDENLLLQVEGAMRNYRNEKIVKIYTSGSFLDTDEISENAQTKILEFVSRAEKVVIESRPEFVNKEHLSKLIKKCNLEIALGLESSNPLILEKSINKGLKLEDYVRAAKIINELGIKLRTYILIKPPFITEEEAIVDAVNSAKFASKYSQTLSFNPVNIQKNTLVEYLWKRKEYRPPWLWSVLEVLKESKTEVKGWLICSPTGGGSARGAHNCGKCDSAILRATREFSLTQNTNVFDNLSCDCKQRWLDMLELEGFAQGPII, from the coding sequence ATGATCGCCGATAGAATCAAAATGCTAAGGGGAGCAAACCCTAAAAAATCCTCTACCCATTACGTGAGATGCTTTACTGAAAGAGATGTTCTGGATGGTAAAGTTGTAGATACGTTAGTAATAATTTTAAGAACGCGTGGCTGCAAATGGGCTTTGCAGAGTGGCTGTAGCATGTGCGGATATATTAATGAAGCTGCTCAAGTAGACGTAAGCGATGAAAATTTGCTGTTGCAGGTAGAAGGAGCTATGAGAAACTACAGGAACGAGAAAATTGTAAAAATATATACCTCAGGCAGTTTTTTGGATACTGATGAAATTTCCGAAAATGCGCAAACTAAAATTTTAGAATTCGTTAGTAGAGCTGAAAAAGTGGTTATAGAATCAAGGCCTGAGTTTGTAAATAAAGAGCATTTAAGTAAGTTAATTAAGAAATGCAACTTAGAAATTGCTCTGGGATTAGAATCTTCAAATCCTCTAATTCTGGAAAAATCTATAAACAAGGGTCTTAAGTTGGAAGATTATGTAAGGGCTGCGAAAATTATTAACGAATTAGGAATTAAGTTGAGAACTTATATTTTAATCAAGCCCCCTTTTATTACAGAAGAAGAAGCTATAGTTGACGCAGTAAATTCTGCAAAATTCGCTAGTAAATATTCGCAAACACTTTCTTTTAACCCGGTAAATATTCAAAAAAACACTCTTGTAGAATATTTATGGAAAAGGAAAGAATATAGACCGCCGTGGCTGTGGTCTGTACTGGAAGTTTTGAAAGAGAGCAAGACGGAGGTAAAAGGATGGTTAATTTGCTCGCCGACTGGCGGAGGCAGTGCAAGAGGCGCTCATAACTGCGGTAAATGTGATTCTGCAATTTTAAGAGCGACAAGAGAATTCTCACTAACCCAAAATACTAACGTATTCGATAATTTGAGTTGCGATTGCAAACAAAGATGGCTTGACATGCTCGAACTAGAAGGTTTCGCGCAAGGCCCTATAATATAA
- the arcS gene encoding archaeosine synthase subunit alpha: MFEILYKDCIARIGKLNDKLIVPNILFISSKRFKEFEGSEALLANEEIKSDKFSILDSGSKFYPQKLKNQEYIIPPDIPYPLSCSELLENYCDEKICLVQDLAKLDKNKKAEIYVVANSIELFKSPKRFVATITNLRDKIGYQKIIYTPSIGLPNQYALLFYLSVDLIDSLQLVLSSRENYFLTPEGKTNIEELEESICNCKYCFENDLLQHNYNIALLELKKIRSEIRAGKLRELVELRIRSDPALVAILRELDYRYYDFQEPYFPITKKSLTVTSRESFFRPDILRWYKRLKERYKKPESSKILLLLPCSAKKPYSQSKSHKIFKSAIRVKNYAVVHEVIVTSPLGIVPRELELFYPAQHYDIPVSGDWEEYEIKIVNELLQWLVKNNHYDVIVDHTGYHFIDLEAIKTCILKPTSKESLSRLSNVLTELCAKYENIAQDTCATDNMLTRACFQFGKPVGDKLVANCKILGKYPNLKLIKGDEQIGILTGERGLISLTLEGAKILADENSYLVKIDDFVPKGNIFAGGVIDATSEIRIGDDVAAVFKNELRAVGVATMSAKEMVESNRGIAVKVRASVRK; the protein is encoded by the coding sequence ATGTTTGAAATCCTTTACAAAGATTGTATTGCAAGAATAGGTAAGCTGAATGATAAACTCATTGTTCCAAACATACTTTTTATTTCGTCAAAAAGATTTAAAGAATTTGAAGGCTCCGAGGCGCTACTTGCAAATGAAGAAATAAAAAGCGATAAATTCAGTATCTTAGATTCAGGAAGTAAATTTTATCCTCAGAAATTGAAAAATCAAGAATACATAATTCCGCCTGATATACCTTACCCTTTAAGTTGTAGCGAGCTTTTAGAAAATTATTGTGATGAAAAAATATGTTTAGTTCAAGATTTAGCTAAATTAGACAAAAATAAAAAAGCTGAAATTTACGTAGTTGCAAACTCAATAGAACTTTTCAAAAGCCCTAAAAGGTTTGTTGCTACAATTACTAATCTCAGGGATAAAATAGGCTATCAAAAAATTATCTACACTCCAAGTATTGGGTTGCCAAATCAGTATGCGCTCCTATTCTATCTGAGTGTGGATTTAATAGATAGTCTGCAGTTAGTTCTAAGCTCCAGAGAAAATTATTTTTTAACTCCTGAGGGTAAGACAAACATTGAAGAGCTCGAAGAGTCAATATGTAATTGCAAATACTGTTTTGAGAACGACCTTCTACAGCATAATTATAATATTGCCCTTTTGGAACTTAAAAAAATCCGGAGCGAAATAAGGGCTGGTAAATTAAGAGAGCTTGTAGAATTAAGAATAAGGAGTGACCCCGCCCTTGTCGCTATTTTACGCGAGCTTGATTACAGATATTATGATTTTCAAGAGCCTTACTTCCCAATTACTAAAAAATCTTTAACAGTGACTAGTAGAGAATCCTTTTTTAGACCTGATATTTTAAGATGGTATAAACGGTTAAAGGAACGCTATAAAAAGCCTGAAAGCTCTAAAATTTTGTTGCTACTGCCATGCTCTGCAAAAAAGCCTTACTCACAGTCTAAATCGCATAAAATTTTCAAGAGCGCTATCAGGGTAAAGAACTATGCTGTAGTGCATGAAGTTATTGTTACCTCGCCTTTAGGTATTGTACCTCGCGAACTGGAGCTTTTTTATCCTGCACAACACTATGATATACCGGTTAGTGGCGATTGGGAAGAGTATGAGATCAAAATTGTTAATGAATTGTTGCAGTGGCTTGTAAAGAATAATCATTACGATGTAATAGTCGATCACACTGGTTATCACTTTATAGATTTAGAAGCAATTAAAACATGTATTCTAAAGCCTACATCTAAAGAATCGCTTTCAAGGCTATCGAATGTACTTACTGAGCTTTGCGCTAAATATGAAAATATAGCTCAAGATACTTGCGCAACTGACAATATGCTCACAAGAGCTTGCTTCCAGTTTGGTAAACCAGTTGGTGATAAGCTCGTTGCTAACTGCAAAATTCTAGGTAAATATCCCAACTTAAAGTTGATTAAAGGCGACGAGCAGATTGGTATATTGACTGGCGAACGAGGACTTATTTCGCTTACTCTAGAAGGTGCTAAAATATTAGCTGATGAAAATAGTTACTTAGTTAAAATTGACGACTTCGTTCCTAAAGGCAATATTTTTGCAGGTGGCGTCATTGATGCAACTTCAGAAATAAGGATTGGAGACGATGTAGCTGCTGTGTTCAAAAACGAGCTTAGAGCTGTAGGTGTTGCAACAATGAGCGCTAAAGAGATGGTGGAAAGTAACAGAGGTATTGCCGTAAAAGTGAGAGCTAGTGTGAGAAAATGA